From a region of the Fischerella sp. JS2 genome:
- a CDS encoding alpha/beta hydrolase, which yields MTSQTTYHIIEVDGLNIFYREAGAPNNPTILLLHGFPTSSHMFRNLIVALADRFHLIAPDYPGFGNSSMPKVDEFDYTFDRLAEVMEKFTEAVGLSKYSLYVMDYGAPIGFRLATKHPERVEALIVQNGNAYEEGLNEFWEPIKAYWRDRSSENTDKLRQLLTLDATKWQYTHGVRNPQVISPDNWIIDQHFLDRPGNNDIQLALFDSYGSNPPLYPQWQEYFRTYQPPTLVVWGKNDFIFPAEGAHPYQRDLKNIEFHLLDTGHFALEEDLDAIASHIRRFLADHTKQITQL from the coding sequence ATGACTAGCCAAACGACTTACCACATCATTGAGGTTGATGGACTCAACATCTTCTATCGTGAAGCTGGAGCGCCGAACAATCCTACTATTTTGCTGCTTCACGGCTTTCCAACTTCATCTCACATGTTTCGCAATTTAATTGTTGCTCTTGCTGATCGCTTCCATTTGATCGCACCTGATTATCCTGGCTTTGGTAATAGTTCCATGCCAAAAGTCGATGAGTTTGACTACACGTTTGATCGTCTAGCGGAAGTGATGGAAAAGTTCACTGAAGCGGTTGGTTTAAGCAAGTACAGTCTTTATGTAATGGATTATGGCGCTCCGATTGGATTTCGACTAGCGACGAAACATCCAGAGCGAGTTGAGGCGTTGATTGTCCAAAATGGTAACGCTTATGAGGAAGGTTTAAATGAATTCTGGGAACCGATTAAAGCGTACTGGCGCGATCGCTCATCAGAAAATACCGATAAGTTGAGGCAACTTCTCACTCTTGATGCCACCAAATGGCAGTATACGCATGGTGTTCGTAATCCTCAAGTTATTAGCCCTGATAATTGGATTATCGATCAACACTTTTTAGATCGACCAGGTAACAATGATATTCAACTTGCTTTGTTTGACAGCTACGGTTCCAACCCGCCGCTATATCCCCAATGGCAGGAGTATTTCCGTACCTATCAACCACCGACATTAGTTGTTTGGGGCAAGAATGATTTCATCTTTCCCGCTGAAGGCGCTCATCCCTATCAGCGCGACTTGAAAAACATCGAGTTTCATCTGCTAGATACAGGACATTTTGCCCTCGAAGAAGATTTGGATGCGATCGCCAGTCATATCCGCCGATTTCTGGCAGATCACACCAAACAGATCACCCAACTCTAG
- a CDS encoding GMC oxidoreductase, with product MLHYKFNRRSLLQATMFSVGLAAPLYYSQYANASDELVDAIVIGSGFGGAVAALRLGEAGIETVVLERGLAWPITSAQDTFATYRKPDGRSAWLSPKTIMFEPVPIDIYTGVLERKDEYGISVLCGAGVGGGSLVYNGVTYQPPHKLFYQSLPRAISYEEMDKIYYPRVRAILQPSVIPEDILASSFYQSPRVFMEQASRAGLPNHLLDIALDWDIVRQEINGTKVASTIIGEIWYGINSGSKKSLDQNYLPRAEATGYVKILPLHIVTLITEAPSNSGYCFRVLSNQINDSGEVIRRKSFACRYLFMAAGSMGTSALLVKSKALGTLPRLNSNIGLFWGDNGDASGNRTGMPPNNPGEGGPAVAVIEHYDNPISPTTLVTTPIWNAPEGTLPSLSMGIPPAVGKFSYEAATDSVRLFWPSEFLEVQKVKQAAEFTYSLLDRANTTSSSQPTTMVTPGLTAHPLGGAVLGKACDFYGRVLGYRGLYVVDGALIAGSAGCTNPSFTIAALAERCMDKFLTEIPERRFQNTPIQVKRNL from the coding sequence ATGCTTCACTACAAATTTAATCGTCGTAGTTTACTTCAAGCTACTATGTTTTCTGTTGGTTTAGCAGCCCCTCTTTACTATTCGCAGTATGCAAATGCTAGTGATGAACTAGTAGACGCTATTGTTATTGGTAGTGGTTTTGGTGGAGCAGTTGCAGCCCTACGTTTAGGAGAAGCCGGTATTGAGACAGTTGTACTGGAGCGAGGTCTTGCATGGCCAATTACTTCTGCCCAAGATACTTTTGCTACTTACCGCAAACCTGATGGTCGTTCTGCCTGGCTCAGTCCGAAAACAATAATGTTTGAACCAGTACCTATAGATATCTATACGGGGGTTCTAGAACGAAAAGATGAATATGGAATTTCTGTTCTATGTGGTGCTGGAGTTGGGGGTGGTTCGCTAGTTTACAATGGTGTTACTTATCAACCCCCACACAAATTATTCTATCAATCTCTTCCTCGTGCAATCAGTTACGAGGAAATGGATAAAATTTACTACCCTCGCGTTCGAGCAATACTCCAGCCATCAGTGATTCCAGAAGACATATTAGCTAGTAGCTTCTATCAATCTCCACGCGTATTTATGGAGCAGGCAAGTAGAGCGGGATTGCCAAACCATTTACTAGATATAGCTTTAGACTGGGATATAGTCCGCCAAGAAATTAATGGAACTAAGGTAGCTTCCACTATCATTGGCGAAATATGGTATGGCATCAACAGTGGCTCTAAAAAAAGCTTGGATCAGAACTACTTACCGAGAGCAGAAGCAACAGGATATGTGAAAATTCTCCCATTACACATAGTCACATTGATTACTGAAGCCCCCTCCAATTCTGGGTATTGCTTCCGTGTTTTGTCTAATCAAATCAACGACTCTGGCGAAGTTATCCGAAGGAAATCTTTTGCTTGTCGCTATTTATTTATGGCAGCTGGTTCTATGGGAACTTCGGCATTATTGGTCAAATCCAAAGCGTTAGGTACATTGCCCAGGTTAAATTCTAATATTGGTCTCTTTTGGGGAGATAACGGAGATGCTTCTGGTAATCGTACTGGTATGCCTCCTAATAATCCAGGTGAAGGAGGACCAGCTGTTGCTGTTATTGAACACTATGATAATCCAATTAGTCCAACGACTTTAGTTACTACTCCCATTTGGAACGCTCCTGAGGGAACTTTGCCATCTCTGAGTATGGGTATCCCACCAGCTGTTGGAAAATTCAGTTATGAAGCGGCTACAGATTCAGTTAGATTGTTCTGGCCCTCTGAGTTTTTGGAAGTTCAAAAAGTCAAGCAAGCAGCAGAATTTACTTATAGCCTGTTAGATCGGGCAAATACTACCTCAAGTAGCCAACCTACAACAATGGTGACTCCTGGGCTAACTGCTCATCCATTAGGAGGTGCAGTTTTGGGGAAAGCTTGTGATTTTTATGGACGGGTATTGGGTTATAGAGGACTTTATGTTGTTGATGGTGCGCTGATTGCTGGTTCAGCAGGATGTACAAATCCTTCCTTTACTATTGCTGCTCTTGCAGAACGTTGTATGGATAAATTTTTGACAGAAATTCCTGAGCGCCGCTTTCAAAATACCCCGATCCAAGTCAAGAGAAACTTATGA
- a CDS encoding nuclease A inhibitor family protein: protein MNNAEVAAKLKEAADGLLMPSESEFPFESVYWQITQQEPITYTKILEFTDHPLDVPVEVVDLDYFFRNVAVEQEWHDEQQKEDVKKYQKLVETIKSNLSDVQVYRVGRINIDVYIVGKTQSGNLAGLSTKLVET from the coding sequence ATGAATAATGCAGAAGTTGCTGCAAAACTTAAAGAAGCTGCTGATGGTTTATTAATGCCTAGTGAATCAGAATTTCCTTTTGAATCGGTTTACTGGCAAATTACTCAACAAGAGCCTATTACTTATACAAAGATTCTAGAGTTCACAGATCATCCCTTAGATGTACCAGTAGAAGTAGTAGATTTAGATTATTTTTTTAGAAATGTTGCTGTTGAGCAAGAATGGCATGATGAACAACAAAAAGAGGATGTGAAAAAATATCAAAAGCTTGTTGAAACAATAAAAAGTAACCTCAGCGACGTTCAAGTTTATCGTGTTGGAAGAATAAATATTGATGTCTATATAGTTGGCAAAACACAGTCAGGTAATTTAGCAGGCTTATCAACCAAACTGGTAGAAACCTGA
- a CDS encoding oxidoreductase — MAENTKKVWLITGSSTGFGRSLTETVLKHGDRVVATARKPEQLSDLITQYPETVKPVQLDVTKPQEVRNAVNAALDAFGRIDVLVNNAGYGALGAIEEFSDEVIRQQFETNVFGALDVMRVVLPVMRKQRYGHIINVSSVAGFVSFVGTGIYCGTKFALEGISEALAQEVAPLGIKVTIIEPGAFRTDFNGRSLVTPDTLIDDYASTSGEFLQWIHNMNGKQPGDPDKAALAIMQAVTSNHPPLRLALGADAVNAIDAKLKSVKEELDTWKSVACDTTFDGVEVGAIGG, encoded by the coding sequence ATGGCTGAGAATACAAAAAAAGTTTGGTTGATCACTGGTAGCTCAACTGGATTCGGACGGTCTTTGACCGAGACAGTACTTAAGCATGGCGATCGCGTTGTGGCAACAGCCCGTAAACCAGAGCAACTCAGTGACCTTATCACTCAGTATCCAGAGACAGTTAAACCTGTTCAACTGGATGTTACTAAACCACAGGAAGTTCGTAATGCGGTTAACGCCGCTCTTGATGCCTTTGGACGTATTGACGTATTGGTTAATAACGCTGGCTACGGTGCTTTGGGAGCTATAGAAGAATTCAGTGATGAGGTGATCCGACAGCAATTTGAGACCAATGTCTTTGGAGCGCTTGATGTCATGCGGGTAGTACTTCCAGTAATGCGAAAACAGCGCTATGGTCATATCATCAATGTCTCGTCGGTAGCTGGTTTTGTGTCATTTGTGGGAACCGGAATTTATTGCGGCACCAAGTTTGCGTTGGAAGGAATATCAGAAGCACTAGCTCAAGAAGTGGCTCCACTGGGGATTAAAGTAACAATTATTGAACCTGGTGCTTTCCGCACAGACTTCAATGGGCGATCGCTAGTTACACCTGATACACTCATCGACGATTATGCCTCTACTAGTGGTGAATTTCTGCAATGGATTCACAATATGAACGGCAAACAACCAGGCGATCCAGATAAAGCAGCTCTTGCCATTATGCAAGCCGTTACAAGTAACCACCCACCCTTGAGGTTAGCTCTGGGAGCAGATGCTGTCAACGCCATTGATGCTAAGCTCAAGTCAGTTAAAGAAGAACTTGATACTTGGAAATCTGTTGCATGTGATACGACATTTGATGGAGTTGAAGTGGGAGCGATCGGTGGATAG
- the psb34 gene encoding photosystem II assembly protein Psb34, protein MYTTVNEDGVLNNYPTEPKMYYSEYPAIWEQRKYVIQAVFASLIVTTLVLVGFSVS, encoded by the coding sequence ATGTATACAACAGTTAATGAAGACGGCGTTTTGAATAATTACCCAACTGAACCCAAGATGTACTATTCCGAGTACCCTGCAATTTGGGAACAACGCAAATACGTTATCCAAGCTGTTTTTGCATCTTTAATTGTCACTACTCTAGTTTTAGTTGGTTTTAGTGTTAGTTAA
- a CDS encoding gluconolaconase: MSNFIFKTFLHTAALVVFTVSSVQCVAAEVRTLTPINLPANFQYPNGITRASDGTLYIGSIVSGRILRISPKGELKTFFPGSDEVFAATALRLDEQRGILWGTSPDFLGVRDSNGKMTRRPHRIFAIDTRTGKVLRVILMPDGGFGNDMALDPNGGVYLTDSMRPRIYYLAPGADKLQIWAEDKRFASNELGLSGIARRSDGVTIVGLFSSGNLYKVIPQSRGGVKVEAIPLERKLENPDGMQFAPDGSLIVTEGAVASGNGRLLRIDALSSGTKPKSIEIIASGMESPVNLTLAGREVWVTEARIRHRLLPGKEQEIPDRFLIRRFMLPANAANDVMENSTSSSMLEPLK, encoded by the coding sequence ATGTCTAATTTTATCTTTAAGACATTTCTGCATACAGCTGCACTTGTGGTCTTTACTGTTAGCTCAGTTCAATGTGTTGCAGCAGAGGTACGCACATTAACTCCTATCAATCTGCCTGCTAATTTCCAGTACCCAAATGGAATTACACGTGCTAGTGACGGTACGTTGTATATCGGTTCGATTGTAAGTGGACGGATACTGCGTATCAGCCCAAAAGGCGAACTCAAAACTTTCTTTCCTGGAAGTGATGAAGTTTTTGCTGCCACAGCTCTGCGGCTAGACGAGCAACGAGGAATCCTCTGGGGAACTTCTCCTGATTTTCTGGGAGTTCGTGATTCAAATGGTAAAATGACGCGCCGCCCACACCGGATTTTTGCAATTGATACCCGTACAGGGAAAGTTTTGCGCGTCATTTTGATGCCCGATGGTGGATTTGGAAATGATATGGCACTGGATCCAAATGGAGGTGTTTATCTTACAGATAGTATGCGTCCTCGTATCTACTATCTTGCACCTGGAGCAGATAAATTACAAATTTGGGCAGAGGATAAAAGGTTCGCCTCCAATGAATTAGGGCTGTCGGGAATTGCTCGTAGATCCGATGGAGTTACCATTGTAGGATTGTTCTCCAGTGGAAATTTATACAAAGTTATACCTCAGTCCCGAGGTGGTGTAAAAGTTGAAGCTATACCCCTTGAGCGCAAGTTGGAAAACCCTGATGGAATGCAGTTTGCACCCGATGGTTCCTTAATAGTTACAGAAGGTGCTGTCGCAAGCGGTAATGGTCGCCTTTTACGCATTGATGCACTTTCCTCAGGAACTAAGCCCAAGTCAATCGAAATTATTGCATCAGGTATGGAATCACCAGTCAACTTGACTTTGGCAGGTCGCGAGGTTTGGGTGACTGAAGCACGAATTCGTCATCGCCTCTTGCCAGGAAAGGAACAAGAAATTCCCGATCGCTTCTTGATTCGTCGGTTTATGCTGCCAGCAAATGCTGCTAATGACGTAATGGAAAACTCTACATCATCATCTATGCTCGAACCCTTGAAATGA
- a CDS encoding SDR family oxidoreductase, with amino-acid sequence MTSKLSFQGKTAIVTGGGRGLGRAVCLALAKTGVRVGVIARTSAEILDVTYEIQKLGGQAFPIQCDMAEADAIEKACLLVAEQLGSVDILVNNAAIIAPLGRTVEIDPVAWERTIKINLNGAFRCIHVVLPNMIKQGWGRIVNISSVAATGTGTPSGNAYATSKAALEMMTLNLAAELEGTGVKMNAFRPGTIDTAMQAEARSAPVEVVGEAMHNLFQGFYNKGMLRDPKIPAAVVIDIIRSDLNGQIVDINEYLNRGISLEFFSNNSNQYNSVCSVRR; translated from the coding sequence ATGACATCAAAATTATCATTCCAAGGCAAAACTGCAATTGTCACAGGGGGCGGACGGGGGCTAGGTCGAGCTGTTTGCTTAGCACTGGCGAAGACAGGTGTAAGGGTTGGTGTTATAGCCAGGACATCAGCAGAAATTTTAGATGTAACCTATGAAATTCAAAAATTAGGAGGTCAAGCTTTTCCGATTCAATGTGATATGGCCGAGGCTGATGCAATTGAGAAAGCTTGCCTTTTAGTTGCTGAGCAACTAGGTTCTGTCGATATATTAGTAAACAACGCAGCGATTATTGCGCCACTCGGACGTACTGTGGAAATTGATCCAGTAGCTTGGGAACGCACTATTAAAATCAATTTAAACGGTGCTTTCCGATGCATCCATGTTGTCCTACCCAACATGATTAAACAAGGTTGGGGACGAATTGTTAACATATCAAGCGTTGCTGCCACGGGTACAGGTACACCAAGTGGAAATGCTTATGCTACAAGTAAAGCTGCTTTAGAGATGATGACTCTGAATTTGGCAGCCGAACTAGAAGGAACTGGTGTCAAAATGAACGCCTTTCGTCCGGGGACAATCGATACAGCAATGCAAGCAGAAGCTCGCTCAGCTCCTGTAGAGGTTGTAGGTGAGGCTATGCACAATCTTTTCCAAGGATTTTATAACAAAGGTATGCTTCGCGATCCCAAAATTCCAGCTGCGGTTGTGATCGATATAATTCGAAGTGATCTGAATGGTCAGATAGTCGATATCAACGAATACCTCAACCGTGGTATTTCACTTGAATTTTTTAGCAACAATAGTAATCAATATAATTCGGTCTGTAGTGTAAGAAGATAA
- a CDS encoding carboxymuconolactone decarboxylase family protein, whose product MLATFTALPSAFIAFTTSVRANQSNAYLPHSRDRYKRGLEVLNKIAGAGTDDSTFISLRVFSPDLVRFYIEQSYGDIFSRPGLDLKYREIANVATLTVLGNAQTQLKHHINGMFNVGCTPQEVLETILHVIIYRGFPATQNGINVVREVFRERNIVTNIDVAQTEQDESRYQRGIKNLEEIVGENSTQIAEQFTDIAPDLAHYIIEFAYGDIWSRPGLGHKSRAIASVAALTAIGNQQSLLKFHIKVALNVGCTQQEIVELLMQMSVYVGWSAAITSTNIAQEVFQEYYQQQQNYVESNFAVTKYTTETSQVRYERGLDTLGRVTKASGEAVVRSFNDILPQLGRYIVEFAYGDIISRPKLDLRTRQLATVAALTAIGTTAVQGPLKVHINGALNVGANTQEIIEAILHMLPFAGFPVVQNAINTAKEVFKERNLTV is encoded by the coding sequence ATGTTAGCTACATTTACCGCCCTACCATCAGCTTTTATTGCCTTTACCACCAGTGTTAGAGCAAACCAGAGCAATGCCTATCTTCCACATTCTCGGGATCGTTACAAACGTGGTCTGGAGGTACTGAACAAAATCGCTGGTGCAGGGACTGATGACAGTACGTTCATTAGCCTTCGAGTCTTCTCTCCTGATCTAGTACGCTTTTATATAGAACAATCTTATGGGGATATCTTTTCCCGTCCTGGCTTAGATCTAAAGTACCGAGAGATCGCTAATGTTGCCACATTGACTGTCCTTGGTAACGCTCAAACGCAGCTAAAACACCATATTAATGGTATGTTTAACGTCGGCTGTACCCCTCAAGAGGTCTTAGAAACAATCCTACATGTAATTATCTACCGCGGTTTCCCTGCTACACAAAATGGTATTAATGTTGTTCGTGAGGTATTTAGGGAGCGTAACATTGTTACAAATATTGACGTTGCCCAAACGGAACAGGATGAAAGCCGTTATCAGCGAGGCATAAAAAATCTAGAGGAGATTGTCGGCGAAAACAGTACGCAGATAGCTGAACAGTTCACTGATATTGCTCCCGATCTGGCTCATTACATTATTGAGTTTGCTTATGGCGATATATGGTCACGTCCTGGATTAGGTCACAAGTCGCGAGCGATCGCATCTGTCGCAGCTCTTACTGCTATTGGTAATCAGCAGTCCTTGCTGAAGTTTCACATCAAAGTTGCTCTCAATGTCGGTTGCACTCAGCAGGAGATTGTTGAATTGCTGATGCAGATGAGTGTCTATGTCGGCTGGTCTGCTGCGATCACCAGTACTAACATTGCTCAGGAAGTGTTTCAGGAGTACTATCAGCAACAGCAAAATTACGTGGAAAGTAATTTTGCTGTTACAAAGTACACAACAGAAACTTCACAAGTTCGTTATGAGCGTGGACTAGATACTTTAGGGAGAGTTACCAAAGCATCTGGTGAAGCAGTTGTGCGGAGTTTCAACGATATTCTTCCCCAACTAGGACGCTATATTGTCGAGTTTGCCTATGGGGATATCATCTCGCGCCCTAAATTGGATTTGAGGACAAGGCAACTTGCCACAGTTGCCGCACTAACTGCAATAGGTACGACAGCAGTGCAAGGTCCTCTTAAAGTTCATATTAATGGTGCGCTCAACGTCGGTGCTAACACACAGGAAATTATTGAGGCAATTCTTCATATGTTGCCTTTCGCTGGCTTTCCTGTTGTTCAGAATGCCATAAATACTGCCAAAGAAGTGTTTAAGGAACGGAATTTGACGGTGTGA
- a CDS encoding NAD(P)-dependent alcohol dehydrogenase: MKAIELSDGFGIENLQLVELPKPNPTRGEVLVKMEAVSLNYVDLLVVKGLLDPNLSLPYVPVCDGAGVVEQVGEGITAFQPGDQVVTTFIPDWVNGKPTRQTTDYSTRQGLGTIPGQISEYKCFHPNQLVHSPTHLSSTEGSTLPIAGLTAWNALQYSNLQADETVLLHGTGGVSIFALQFAKARGAQVIITSSSDAKLKRAQQLGADLLINYKTTPDWEAIVNEFTYNNGVDVIVETVGGQNLQRSLNALRMGGHISIVGLLDGFNTCVNTLTLLHQQATIKGMEVGGKENFEAMNQEIETNKIHPVIDKIFPIEQTQEAFEYLEQGRHFGKVVITVS; the protein is encoded by the coding sequence ATGAAAGCAATTGAACTTAGTGATGGATTTGGTATCGAAAACTTGCAACTTGTGGAGCTACCAAAACCCAACCCAACCAGAGGGGAAGTACTAGTCAAAATGGAAGCGGTTTCCCTCAACTATGTAGACTTACTTGTAGTTAAAGGGTTGCTAGATCCAAATCTATCTTTGCCTTATGTTCCTGTATGTGATGGAGCAGGTGTTGTGGAACAGGTAGGTGAGGGGATTACAGCATTTCAACCTGGTGATCAGGTTGTGACGACGTTTATTCCTGATTGGGTGAATGGCAAACCTACTCGCCAAACAACAGACTATTCAACTCGACAAGGCTTGGGTACAATTCCAGGACAAATCTCGGAATATAAATGCTTCCACCCCAATCAGCTTGTTCATAGCCCAACGCATCTTTCTTCTACTGAAGGATCAACTTTACCAATAGCCGGACTAACCGCTTGGAATGCACTGCAATACAGTAATTTGCAAGCGGATGAAACAGTATTGTTGCATGGAACAGGTGGTGTATCTATCTTTGCGCTGCAATTTGCAAAAGCGCGAGGCGCACAGGTGATTATCACTTCCAGCAGTGATGCAAAACTCAAACGGGCGCAACAGTTGGGTGCTGACCTATTGATTAACTACAAAACAACACCTGATTGGGAAGCAATTGTAAATGAATTTACTTACAACAATGGAGTTGATGTCATTGTTGAGACAGTAGGTGGTCAAAATTTGCAGCGATCACTTAATGCACTGCGTATGGGAGGACACATCTCAATAGTAGGTTTACTAGACGGCTTTAACACCTGTGTCAATACATTAACACTATTACACCAACAGGCTACAATTAAAGGCATGGAAGTAGGGGGGAAAGAAAATTTTGAGGCAATGAATCAGGAAATCGAAACTAATAAAATTCATCCTGTCATTGACAAGATTTTCCCCATAGAACAAACTCAAGAGGCATTTGAATATCTAGAGCAGGGTCGTCACTTTGGAAAAGTTGTGATTACCGTCTCATAA
- a CDS encoding DNA/RNA non-specific endonuclease has translation MKKAKFSTFLISCASACPLAVLLATISTPAPAQNSVHLTMGNPSNAGTSSLSNYLLVKPQYATSHHCNRGIPNWVSWQLNSSWLGSAPRQDDFRADTTLPSGCYRVSSSDYTGSGFDRGHMTPSADRTNTIANNSATFLMTNIVPQAPDNNQGPWAALENYSRDLVVYEGKELYIISGGYGSGGTGSNGGASTISSGRVTVPDRVWKAIIVLDRPGLGISGVTVSTRVIAVDMPNDQGIRNNDWRWYRVSVDTIEARTGYNLFSNVSDIIENTIEARVDNQ, from the coding sequence ATGAAGAAAGCGAAGTTTTCGACTTTCCTGATTTCTTGTGCATCTGCTTGTCCGCTTGCTGTTTTACTTGCAACTATATCCACTCCTGCACCTGCCCAAAATTCCGTGCATTTAACGATGGGTAATCCTAGCAATGCAGGGACTTCTAGCCTAAGTAACTATTTATTAGTTAAACCACAATACGCAACATCACATCACTGTAATAGAGGTATACCAAACTGGGTTAGTTGGCAATTGAATTCGTCTTGGCTAGGAAGTGCGCCTCGCCAAGATGATTTCCGTGCTGATACCACACTACCAAGTGGTTGCTATCGAGTCAGCAGTTCTGATTATACAGGCAGTGGATTTGATAGAGGGCATATGACACCCTCAGCAGATAGGACAAACACAATTGCGAACAATTCCGCAACATTTTTGATGACAAATATAGTTCCTCAAGCTCCTGATAATAATCAGGGTCCTTGGGCAGCTTTAGAAAATTACAGCAGAGATTTAGTAGTTTACGAGGGAAAAGAACTATATATCATTTCTGGCGGATACGGCTCAGGTGGAACTGGCTCCAATGGAGGAGCTAGTACAATTTCAAGTGGTAGAGTTACAGTACCAGACAGAGTTTGGAAGGCTATTATAGTCTTGGATCGACCCGGACTTGGAATTAGCGGTGTAACAGTTAGTACACGAGTCATCGCTGTCGATATGCCTAATGACCAAGGAATTAGAAACAACGACTGGCGTTGGTACAGAGTGAGTGTAGATACAATTGAAGCGAGAACAGGTTACAACTTGTTTTCCAATGTTTCGGATATAATTGAAAATACAATTGAAGCTAGAGTTGATAATCAGTAA
- a CDS encoding LysR family transcriptional regulator, with translation MDMYQIRYFLAIAETGGFTKAAERLFVSQPSLSAGIKKLEQELGVTLFERGGRRAILTPAGKFFLEKAKTILNEYQVTLRELKGFHHQPTLRLGTLRTIRISSLAGLIRDFQAQHPNMLIELVDGTIEDLRNTLESGDIDLAITVLDNREDPKTSMILYKQRRMLAVPTSHPFAQRGSVRLMELNQQPYIDRLHCELWGETQNLFASKDIQPQVIYKADHEEWVISLIAAGLGMSIMPEWQGIPGVTYIPVLDLPLQRAIGLIWRAKQESVVINKFCAFAASHYWQG, from the coding sequence ATGGATATGTACCAAATTCGCTATTTTCTAGCGATCGCAGAAACAGGTGGTTTCACCAAAGCTGCTGAACGCCTGTTTGTCTCCCAACCTTCACTTTCGGCAGGTATCAAGAAACTGGAGCAAGAACTAGGAGTGACGTTATTTGAGCGGGGTGGGCGACGGGCGATTCTAACACCAGCAGGAAAGTTTTTCTTGGAAAAGGCAAAGACGATTCTGAATGAGTACCAGGTAACGTTGCGGGAACTGAAGGGATTTCACCACCAGCCAACGCTGCGTTTGGGTACTTTGCGAACAATTCGTATTAGCAGTTTGGCAGGGCTAATTCGTGATTTTCAAGCACAGCATCCCAATATGCTGATCGAGTTAGTGGACGGTACCATCGAAGATTTACGCAACACCTTAGAGTCAGGTGATATAGACTTAGCAATTACTGTCCTGGATAACCGAGAAGACCCAAAAACATCAATGATCTTGTACAAACAACGCCGTATGCTTGCAGTGCCAACCTCTCACCCATTTGCCCAACGAGGAAGTGTACGGTTGATGGAACTGAATCAACAACCCTATATTGATCGATTGCACTGCGAACTGTGGGGAGAAACACAAAATTTGTTTGCATCAAAAGACATTCAACCCCAAGTTATCTACAAAGCAGATCATGAAGAGTGGGTGATTTCGCTGATTGCTGCCGGACTGGGAATGTCGATCATGCCAGAGTGGCAAGGTATTCCAGGAGTTACTTACATCCCTGTTTTAGACTTACCATTACAGCGTGCAATCGGTTTAATTTGGCGAGCAAAGCAAGAATCAGTGGTGATTAACAAATTCTGTGCCTTTGCAGCAAGCCATTATTGGCAGGGATAA